One Parvularculales bacterium DNA window includes the following coding sequences:
- a CDS encoding Fic family protein, whose product MNTSYAQQLKALPPQVNLETVEVYKALAAANRALGELKGKALTLPNQNILIDTLFLQEALASSEIENIVTTQDEVFRADLFADTGPVEAKEVTRYRDAMKLGYNSWCENGFISENMLIEMFRILKQRNDGYRTTPGTVLRNARGETVYTPPQDAQDIVRLMRDLEAFINAEPDDLDPLIRMALIHHQFESIHPFPDGNGRVGRMLNVLYLTHAGLLDAPILYLSRAINHTKPDYYLLLRAVRNEGVWQEWVIYMLDAVTETAFSTLRLVEGIRDLMRQTKIRLREEGLYTQELLNNLFRHPYTRIAPVARDLRVHYNTAASRLKQLATKGFVQEVREGRNNYYINEPLVALFVSVSGDDNLQEHDKKRS is encoded by the coding sequence ATGAACACGTCGTACGCACAACAGTTAAAAGCTCTGCCACCGCAGGTTAACCTTGAAACGGTGGAGGTTTACAAGGCGCTGGCGGCGGCAAATCGAGCTTTGGGGGAGTTGAAAGGCAAGGCTTTGACCCTCCCCAATCAGAACATTCTAATTGATACGCTGTTCTTGCAGGAAGCGCTGGCCAGCTCCGAGATTGAAAATATAGTAACTACCCAAGACGAAGTATTTCGGGCGGACCTATTCGCTGATACAGGCCCCGTGGAAGCCAAAGAGGTCACCCGCTACCGTGATGCCATGAAACTAGGTTATAACTCATGGTGCGAAAACGGTTTTATCAGCGAGAACATGTTGATTGAGATGTTTCGCATCCTCAAACAGCGCAATGACGGATATCGCACAACGCCCGGCACGGTGCTACGCAATGCGCGGGGGGAAACGGTCTATACGCCGCCGCAAGATGCACAAGATATTGTGCGGCTGATGCGCGATTTGGAAGCCTTCATTAACGCAGAACCGGACGATCTGGACCCGCTCATCCGCATGGCGCTCATCCATCATCAATTTGAAAGTATACACCCCTTCCCAGACGGTAACGGACGGGTAGGGCGGATGCTGAATGTGTTGTATCTGACCCACGCAGGTTTGCTGGATGCGCCCATTTTATATTTAAGCCGCGCCATTAACCACACCAAACCCGATTACTACCTTCTATTGCGGGCAGTGCGCAACGAAGGCGTATGGCAAGAATGGGTTATCTATATGCTTGATGCAGTGACGGAAACGGCATTCTCCACCCTGCGTTTGGTGGAAGGCATACGTGATTTGATGCGCCAGACTAAGATTCGCTTGCGTGAAGAAGGACTCTACACGCAGGAATTGTTAAACAATCTGTTTCGCCATCCCTATACGCGCATAGCTCCTGTCGCGCGAGATTTGAGGGTCCACTACAACACTGCCGCCAGCCGTCTGAAACAATTAGCCACCAAGGGCTTTGTTCAAGAGGTGAGAGAGGGGCGGAATAATTATTACATCAACGAACCTTTGGTAGCCTTGTTCGTAAGCGTATCAGGAGACGATAATCTGCAGGAGCATGATAAAAAAAGGTCCTGA
- a CDS encoding YggT family protein — translation MQSLLILISQIIQLYIWVVIISAVMSWLVAFNVINTSNRFVYTVIYTLNRLTEPALRPIRNLLPDMGGIDLSPVVLILGLFFVQNLLWEFFGSLY, via the coding sequence ATGCAGTCTCTTCTTATCCTTATCAGCCAAATTATCCAACTTTATATATGGGTGGTTATTATCAGTGCCGTTATGAGTTGGCTGGTAGCGTTTAATGTTATTAATACCAGCAATCGATTTGTTTACACGGTGATTTATACTCTGAACCGGCTAACAGAGCCTGCATTGCGCCCTATCCGTAACCTGTTGCCTGATATGGGGGGAATTGACCTATCGCCTGTTGTTTTGATTTTAGGTTTATTCTTTGTGCAAAATCTCCTGTGGGAGTTCTTTGGCTCTCTGTATTGA
- the folD gene encoding bifunctional methylenetetrahydrofolate dehydrogenase/methenyltetrahydrofolate cyclohydrolase FolD, which produces MSACIIDGKSRAETLQNAVTRAVSIMREAHNVIPGLAAVLVGDDPASQVYVRNKIRRTQQAGMMSFEKRFPANTSEAIIIQTVRELNNDSAVHGILTQLPLPASISWRRVIETIAPEKDVDGLHPFNAGFLAGGQAAMIPCTPLGCRILLRDYLGDMSGAHALIIGRSVLVGRPLATLLVEDNCTVTLSHSRTRNLSALAQTADILIAATGQAEMVRGDWIKPGSTIIDVGINRVPVPDGEKGRLVGDVAFDEAVHIAGAITPVPGGVGPMTIACLLRNTLAATCKQHDITLPDTIASEVFL; this is translated from the coding sequence ATGTCGGCGTGTATTATTGACGGCAAGAGCCGCGCTGAAACGTTGCAGAATGCTGTAACGCGTGCGGTGTCAATCATGCGCGAGGCGCATAATGTTATTCCGGGTCTTGCGGCGGTATTGGTGGGGGATGATCCGGCTAGTCAGGTTTATGTGCGCAACAAAATACGACGTACGCAGCAAGCCGGCATGATGTCCTTTGAAAAGCGGTTCCCTGCTAATACATCGGAGGCCATCATTATCCAAACCGTGCGTGAACTCAACAATGATTCTGCGGTTCACGGCATTTTAACTCAGCTCCCTTTACCTGCGTCTATATCTTGGCGGCGGGTGATAGAAACCATAGCACCTGAAAAAGACGTGGATGGTCTTCATCCTTTTAATGCCGGATTTTTAGCGGGCGGACAGGCAGCCATGATACCGTGTACCCCTTTGGGGTGTCGTATTCTTCTGCGGGATTATCTGGGAGATATGAGCGGTGCTCATGCCCTTATTATAGGCCGCTCTGTTCTTGTAGGGCGACCTTTGGCGACGTTGCTTGTGGAGGATAATTGCACCGTTACGCTCTCTCACTCCCGCACCCGTAACTTATCGGCGTTAGCGCAGACGGCGGATATTCTTATAGCTGCTACCGGACAAGCAGAGATGGTACGTGGTGATTGGATTAAACCCGGCTCAACAATCATTGATGTAGGCATCAATAGGGTACCTGTGCCTGATGGTGAGAAGGGACGTCTTGTGGGAGACGTTGCCTTTGATGAAGCCGTCCATATCGCCGGTGCTATAACGCCGGTGCCGGGAGGCGTCGGTCCCATGACGATTGCATGTTTGTTGCGTAATACCCTTGCCGCAACTTGTAAGCAACATGATATTACTTTACCTGACACAATAGCCTCGGAGGTTTTTTTATAA